The following coding sequences are from one Shewanella violacea DSS12 window:
- a CDS encoding GDYXXLXY domain-containing protein has translation MKLNSGLVQDTNWYQSRTFKIGLILAITLQLSVLVVEYLGSVWPIWTGTPIILKTQPYDPRSLFRGNFVRLSYDISQVETDNASDYKLGSVVYVSVKEGQRHWRFQSLSKLKPLTGLFIRGRVRANYANSLSIEYGIEAFFMPKEKALLAQETLREGALMRIFVSRSGKARVLEFVCLGDAC, from the coding sequence ATGAAGCTTAATTCAGGGTTAGTACAAGACACGAACTGGTATCAGAGTCGTACCTTTAAGATAGGGCTCATCCTTGCGATCACTCTTCAGCTTTCGGTGCTAGTGGTAGAGTATTTGGGCTCAGTTTGGCCAATTTGGACCGGCACCCCAATCATACTCAAAACCCAGCCTTATGATCCCAGAAGCTTGTTTCGAGGTAACTTTGTGCGTCTTAGTTATGATATCAGTCAAGTAGAGACTGATAATGCTAGTGATTATAAACTAGGCAGTGTCGTCTATGTCAGTGTAAAAGAAGGGCAGAGACATTGGCGCTTTCAAAGTCTCTCTAAGTTAAAACCGCTAACTGGGCTGTTTATACGTGGAAGGGTCAGGGCTAATTACGCTAACAGCTTATCTATCGAATATGGCATAGAGGCATTTTTCATGCCCAAAGAAAAAGCGCTTTTAGCACAAGAAACTCTGAGGGAGGGCGCATTGATGCGTATCTTTGTGTCAAGAAGCGGTAAAGCCCGGGTGCTGGAATTTGTCTGCCTAGGTGATGCTTGTTGA